Genomic window (Candidatus Binatia bacterium):
GTCGCGTGGCTTGGTGAGCCCCATGCGCGCCTGGAGCCGCTGGAAACTGGGATGGCCCCGCTCGTCCTCGGCGATGATCTCGCCGTCCACCAGGAAGCGCGGCACGGCGAGCGCGGCGAGCGCCTCGCCGATCTCGGGATAGCGCTTCGTCACGTCCTCGCCGCTTCGCCCGATCAGGACGACGCGGTCCTGGTCGCGAAGCGCGCGCACCCGAACGCCGTCGTACTTGATCTCGAACGACCAGTCGTCACCGTTGGGCGGAGCCGATTCGGGCGTGGCCAGGGTCAGGGGCACTTCCTTGGGGTCGAGATCGGCGCGCGGGGCGTTCAGCGATTGGACCCGGTCGCGCAGCGCCTCGACCGTGCCCGTCACGTCCCGCATCTCCTCGACGGTGAGCCCCGAGATCACCGATTCCGGATAGCGGTCGATCGCCTCGTCCTTCGTGGCCGCATCGTCCGCCTTCTTCAAGAGCAGCCACTCCTTGTCCTTCTTCCCCATCCGCACCAGCGTCCACCGGCCGCGCAGCTTGAAGCCGAACAGCTCCAGCTCCAGCTTGCCGCGCTCGTACTGCTCCAGCGGATCCTCGGGCTTGAAGGAGCGGAACCAGCCGCGATCCCACACGATGACCGAGCCCGCGCCGTAATTGCCGGAGGGGATCACCCCCTCGAAATTGGCGTACTCCAGGGGATGGTCCTCGACGTGGACCGCGAGGCGCTTCTCTTCGACGTGGGTGGAGGGTCCCTTCGGGACGGCCCAGCTCTTGAGCGTCCCATCCAGCTCGAGGCGGAGGTCGTAGTGCATCGCGCGCGCCCAGTGCTTCTGGACCACGAAGCGCGGCCCCGGACCGGCGCCAGCGCCGGTCGCGGCGGGGCCGGTCGCGGGGGCGCCCTCCCCGAACGGCTCGGGGGTGCGTGCGGGGTCCCGCTTTTCGCGATATTTCTCGAGCTGGGAGCGGCCGGTCGGGCTCAAGGATCAGGCGCCTCGGGCTTTCGGATGGGGGCCTCTGCCAAGCACTTGCGGCTCAAGCACGCCCCCACTGGAACCGATGTTTCGACAGGGAGTTGAGTATAGCAGAGGCGAAATGTTAGCCTCGCTTAACCCCACGGAGGAGAACAGGCATGCCCCCACATTCCATCGGTTCGGGCACCTTGTCGTTCGGGCTGGTTTCGATCCCCGTCAAGATGTTCACGGCCGCCTCATCGGGCGGCGTGTCCTTCAACCAGCTCCATGAGAAGTGCGGCGGCCGGATCAAGCAGCAGCTCCAATGTCCCACGTGCAATGAGATCGTGGACCGCTCGGCCCTGGTCAAGGGCTACGAGTTCGCCAAGGACCAGTACGTCCGATTCACCGACGAGGAGCTGAAGCGCCTGGAAGCCGAAGCCTCGCCGACCATCGACATCGCCGAGTTCGTGCCGCTGGACCAGGTCGACCCGATCTACTTCGAGAAGTCGTACTACCTGGGTCCCGACAAGGGCGGCGACAAGGCCTACCGGCTGCTCTGCGAGGCCATGGAGCAGGCGGGGCAGGTCGCGCTGGCCAAGTACGTCATGCGCGGCAAGGAGAGCCTCGTTCTGATCCGCGCCAGCCAGGGCGGCCTGATGCTCCACGCCATGTACTTCGCCGACGAGATCCGCGACTTCGGCGAGATCGACAAGGGCAAGGAAGCGGCGATCAAGCCGGGCGAGCTGGCGCTGGCGCAGAAGCTGATCCAGGAGCTGTCGAATCCCGAGTTCAAGCCGGATACGTACCATGACGAGTATCGCGGCCGCGTCCTGGCCGTGGTCGAGTCCAAGGTCGAAGGCAAGGAGATCACCGCGGGCGCGCCGCAGGTCGCGCGGACGCAGGTCATCGATCTCATGGAGGCGCTGAAACAGAGCCTGGAATCGCGCGCGTCGAGCGAAGAGCCGGCCGCGAAGGCGAAGAAACCCGCGGCGGCCAAGGCCAAGCGCGCCGCAGCTCCGGTTAAGGAGAGCAAACGGGCCGCCCGTTGATGTAGATTAGGCCTCGAGGTTCGTTCGGAGAGCGGTTGGCGATAGGTGCGTCGTGAAAGGCGCGGTAGGGCGTCGTGAAGGGCGGTCGGGCATGGATGCGGTGACGACCTATTCCACGCGCGACGTGGCGCGGATTCTCCACGTCTCGGAGCCCCGGGTACGGACCTGGGCCCGCATGGGCGGCATCGTGCCCAAGCCGGGCGCAGAGGGCTCCCTCGAATTCACCTTCCAGGAGCTCCTGCTCCTTCGCACCACGCGCGGCCTGCTCGACGCCGGCGTCCCGGCGCGGCGCGTGAAGCGGATCTGGTCCACCCTGAAGCAGCAGCTCTCCGAGGACCTCCCCCTGTCCAGCATCCGCATCCTGGCCGACGGCGACCGCGCGATCGCGTGGGACGGCAAGGCGCCCTGGCAGCCCGATTCCGGCCAGTTCGTGCTCGATTTCGTGGCGGGCAACCTGACGGAAGGCGCCAGCGACGCGCCGCTGTTCGAGGTGCTTTCGGGCGAGGCCGAAGATGAGGCTCCTGCTGCAGAGACCGTTTCGCCCCAGGAAGCGCGCCGGGCTCCCGCGGTGATTTCCATCTTCCGCGATACCGCTTCGAAGCGCGCGACGCCGCGCGGAGAGGAAATGCCGGTCGAGTCCGCGGAGCATTGGTTCCAGATGGGCTCGGAGCTGGAGAGCGACTCGCCGCTCGAAGCGCGGCAGGCCTATCTCCAGGCGCTCGATGCCGATCCCAATTACGCCGACGCCCATCTCAATCTGGGGCGGCTGGACCATCGCGCGGGAGATCTCGCCGCGGCCGAGGCACGCTATCGCCGAGCGATCCAGTGCGACCCCGAGGACGCGACGTCGCACTTCAATCTCGGTGTCTTATTGGAAGATCGAAACTGCCCGCAGGCGGCCGCCGAGGAGTACGAGCAGGCGATCGCGCTGGATCCCGACCTCGCGGACGCCCACTACAATCTGGGATTGCTGCTGGAAAAGCTCGGTCAGCGCGCCGACGCCCTGCGCCACCTCATGGCCGCCCACCGCCTTTACGCGCTCTAGCGAGCAAGTTGACATAATCACTCGCCCCGGGGCGAGTTGCCCTATTCCGCCTAGCGCTCCACCTTCACCACCACCGCCGTCAGATCGTCCGACGGGCCGCGCGCTCCCTCGTATCCCTTCACCGCCTCGATCAGCGCGTTCAGCACGCCCTCGGCCGACCGCTCGCGATTCAGGTGCAGCACCGACTCGATGCGCGCGTCCCCGAACAGCTCGTCGTCCGATCCCTGGGCCTCGGTCACGCCGTCGGTGAACATCGCGAGCAGGTCGCCGGTCGCGAGGGTCACCTCGCCGAATTCGAACTTGGCCTCGGAGTCGATGCCCAGGATCACGCCGCCCCGCTCGAGGCGCTCCACCTCGCCCCCGGCGCGCAGGAGCATGGGCGCGGGGTGGCCCGCGTTCACGTACTCCAGGCGCATCGTGGCCGGATCGAGCGACGCGAGGAAGAAGGTCACGAACCGTCCGGGCTCGATGCTCTGCTCCAGCAGGCGGTTCACCCGGCCGGTCAACAGATGCGGCGCGGTCTCGACCGCCGCGCTCGAGACGAGCGCGGTCTTCACGCTGCTCATCAGTAACGCGGCCGCCACTCCCTTTCCCGCCACGTCGGCGATGCAGAACCCCATGTGCCCGTTCTCCAGCGAAATGAAGTCGTAATAGTCGCCGCCCACCTGCTGGCTCATGGCATTGGCGGCCGCGACGTCCAGCCGCGGCAAGGACGGCGGCCCGGGCGGCAAGAGGCGCGACTGGATCCGTCGCGCCAGCTCCAGCTCGCGGCGCATCTGCTCGCGCTCGACCACCGCGCGCTGCCCTTCCTGCAACCCCGCGGCCATCCGATTGAACGAATCGGCCAGCTCTCCCAGCTCGTCCTCGGACGGGACCTGCACGCGCGCCGAAAAGTCCCCTTCCCCGATCGCTGCCGCCGCCTGGCGCAGGCCCGCCGCGCCCCGCGTGATGAATCGCGCGACCCGTGAACCCACCACGAGGGAGACGATCTCCAGGGAGATGAAAATGATCGCGAAGACGATCAACGCGACACGCGCGGCGGTCGCGATCGGGCCGAGATCCATTCCGGAGTACTGGAACGACTCCCCCGGCGGGGAGTGGACCAGAAGCAGGGCGGCTCCGCGATGCCATCCGGCGCCCCTCCAGAGATAGCAGGGTGGCGTGGATCCGCCGTTCGACGTCTTGCGGATCTGGTTGAGCGACGTCGCGGACGCATAGGCTCCCCCGCCGACCAGGGACAGACCGCCGAGACTCGAGAGCGAGTCGAGCGCGACCGAGTCGGAGACCCCATCGGGCAACGGCTCGTCCGTACCGATCTCGACGATGCCTCCCGCCATGCGGAAGTGGCGCTGATTGCGCGGTTTCGGTCCCACGGCGACCTTGGTTTCTCCGGAGAACATGGTCGTCGACGTCATGAGGACCGCGTCGCATCCGAGATCCCGGGCCAGGCGGCTCACGCGCGTCGTATCGACGGGCTCATAGGTCTGGAGGGCAAGCGTGTCGCCGCCCCTCGGCCAGAGCGCCGTTTCCACCCACCAGAAGCGGCGGTTTCGATAGACCAGCCCACGCACCACGTCGCCCGAGTCGGCGACTGGCGCAGCCGCGGGACGGAAGAGCGAATCGGGATCGCCGAAGTCCGCGATCGTCCGCCATCCTTCGGGCCGGCGCTCCAAGGCCACCGCAGCCAGGCCGCGGTCCACGAGAACGGGGCGCTCGCGCTCGATCCGCGCGGCAAGCTCGGCTCCGCGGGTTGGGGCAACACCTTCCCGCGCGCGGCGGATCAGTCCGCGCCCCCCCGAGTTGGCCCCCAGCTGGCGCTCGATCACCGAGGCGCGGAGGCTGCCGGCATGGATCCATCCGGCGAGGGTCGCATACGTGAATGCCAGGAGTGCGGGGGTCACCGCGAAGATCCCGAACGCGACGAGCAGCTTGGTTCGGATCCGCGCGCGGCGGATCCATCGGTGGAGCAGCTCGCCCACCGAAAGCCGCGCGCTCAGGAAGACCCACGATACAGCCAGAGTGTAGAGGGCGCGGTCCAGGCGGATGAACGCGTTGTCGTCCGCCGCCGCGCCGGACCCGACGGCCACGACGATCGCGAGCGGCACGAAGGCGCCGAGGGCGAACAGCCGTAGCCAGCCGCTGGGCCGCGTCTCCATCCAGGGAGCCAGCGGGCGCCGGACGAAGAGCGCGAGCAGGATTGCCGCAATGAGGGCGCCGATCGCGGGCGCCCCACGACCTGTGGACCCCCATCCCGCCACGAAGACGAGCGCGCCCCACCCCAAGACTCGGAACCGCGCGCGTCCCCGGGGTCCGCTGTAGGCGAAGAGGAGTGCTACGAGCAGGGCCGATGCCGGAAGACGCGCGGCACGGGCCAGGGGAAAGGAGGGAACGGCGAGCGAAGCGAGAACGGCGACCGCGAAGGCGATGGCGCCCAGACGCAGCGCCCCCGCGGATGGAAGGCGAGCCTCGGGAAGGAGGCGCCCTCCCGCCGGGCCGGACTTCGGCGTCGTCACGGATTCGTGGAGCGATGCACGTGGACGAGCCTCCATCGCCCGTCGCGCCGCTGCCAGATCCTGGTCTCCTCGGCTCGTGAAGTGCCCGCCGCGCCCGCGTGGTCACGGGACTGCGTCAGGCGGACATACGTGACGGCCGCCGCGTCGGGGCCCAGCATCCGGACCTCCGGTTCGATCAAGGTGGTCTGGGCCGCCTCCGCGGGCCGCCGCTCGCGGAAGTAGAAGTGATGGAAGTCCAGTCCCGTGATCCGCTCTCCGCGCGCCTCCGGCTCGAAACAGGTCAGGGACGGGTCGCACATGCCGACGTAGGCGTCCCAGTCGCCGGAGGCGATCACGTCGAGGAGGCGGCGGCTCAGCTGGAGGAGCTCGTCCTCCGCGCGGGCGGCGTCATCGAGGGCCATGGGGGGAAGATAACACCGGAGCGCCGTTCCGGGCGACCACCGCCCGGCAGCGCTCGCAGAATTGGGAACCTTTCAGCTCGATCTGCTCGGCGTACGCCGAGGCGCCCATGACGCACCCGATGGAGCGGCAGTGCAGGAGTCCGAAGGTATGCCCCAGCTCGTGCACGGCCTCCTTGTGCAGCCGGTCGTAGAAGAGGCGCGGATCGGGAGGCAGCCCGTACGCCTCCTGGCGCAGCCGATGGCAGGAGACCACCGCGGCGCGCCCGCCCAGCTGCGCCTCGCCGAACACGTAGGTCAGAACGGGCGTGAAGAGATCCACGCTGGTCACCCCGATCACGCGCTCGGCCGGATCGGCCAGCGAATCCAGAAGAAGCGCCTTGAGAAAGAGGGCCGCGCGGTACTGGCCCCGCCCGGTGTCGAACGCGGCCTCGGGATCGAACCATGGATTCCGGTAGCGCACCGACGTGCGGAAATCCAGCTCGAGAGCCGCGCCTAGGCGGTGCAGCGTCTCGTCCCGCTCGGTGAAGTAGATCGGCACGACGTCGATACCGGGGCCGGGCATGGCGCCGCTACGGGCGAAGGCCGTACTTCTTGATCTTGTTGTACAGCGTGACCCGGTCGATGCCCAGGATCTCGGCCGACCGCGTCACGTTTCCTCCCGTCCGCTCGAGGATGGCGCGGACCTGGGCCTTCTCCACGTCGGCCAGGGAATCCCCCGCGGCCGGAACGGACTTCTCGTTGAGCCGCATCGGCAGATCCTCGGCCGTCACCAGCGGCCCGCGGCCCACGACCAGCGCGCGCTCCACCGCGTTCGCCAGCTCGCGCACGTTCCCCGGCCACTCGTAGCGGACCATGAGATCCATCGCCGCGGGGTCGAACCCGGTGAACGGCCGGTTCATATCCCTGGCGTACTTGCTCAGCAGATGCTGGGCCAGGAGCGGGATGTCCTGCCGACGCTCGCGCAGGGGCGGAAGGGAGATCGTGACCACGTTCAGGCGGAAGTAGAGGTCCTCGCGGAAGGTCCCCTCCTTCACCTGCTTCTCCAGATCCTGGTTCGTCGCGCAGATGACGCGGAAATCCACCCGCACCGGCTTCGTTCCGCCGAGCCGGGTGAACTCCTTGGTCTCGAGGACGCGGAGGAGGTTCACCTGCATCGGGAGGCTGATCGTCCCCACCTCGTCGAGGAAGAGGCTGCCGCCGTCGGCCATCTCCAGCTTCCCCTTGCGGCGGTACTGCGCCCCCGTGAAGGCGCCCTTCTCGTGGCCGAACAGCTCCGACTCCAGCAGCGACTCCGGGATGGCGCCGCAGTTCACCGGAACGATCGGAAAATAGCGCCGGCGGCTGTTCGCGTGGATCGTCTGCGCGATCAGCTCCTTCCCCGTGCCGCTCTCGCCGCGAATCAGCACGGTGGCGTCGGTCTGGGCGACCGAGGCCACCAGCTCCAGCACCTTCGACATCGGCCCGCTCGCGCCGATGATGGTCGTCGGCGTCGAGAGCTGGTCCACGTTGCGCCGGAGCTGCGCGTTCTCGCGCTGGAGCCGGCGCTTCTCCACCGCGCGCCGCACCAGGTGGCTGAGCTCGTCGGGGTCGATCGGCTTCGTGACGTAATCGAACGCCCCCTCCTTCAGCGCCTGCACCGCGGAGTCGACCGACGCGAACGCCGTGATCATGATGATCGGGAGATCCGGGTCCACCTCGCGGATCCGGCGCTGCAGCTCCAGGCCGTCCATGCCGGGCATCTTGATGTCGAGCAGCACCGCGTCCCAGTCCTGCTCGTCCAGGCGCTGCAGGGCCTCGTGTCCGTCCTGCGCGCTGCCCGTCTTGTAGCCGTCCTTCTCGAACCAGTGAACCAGGGAATCCCGCATCGAGAACTCATCGTCCACGATGAGGACGCTTCCCAGGTCCGGCAATACCTCCGCGGTCACGCCTTCACGCTCGCGCACGGCCATGGGTCAGACCTCGCTCAGCGCGGGTTGGTCCGCGCTCCGGGCTCCGTCGCCCGCGTGGTGGGCTCCCCGTCCGGAGGGCCGGCGCGGGAGGATCAGGTGGAACGTGGTTCCGCGCTGGACCTCGGACTCGACCTCGATCCTGCCGCCATGGCGCTGCACGATGCCGTGCACCACGGCGAGGCCGAGACCGACCCCCTCCTGCCGGTCCTTCGTGGAAAAGAAGGGTTCGAAAATGTGCTCCAGCGCGTCGGGCGGAATCCCCACCCCCGTGTCGGTCACCGACACACGCAGCTGTTCGGCGTCGCCGGTCACGGCGATCCGCAGCGTGCCCCCCTGCGGCATCGCCTCGACGGCGTTCACGAACAGCGCGACCAGCGCCTGATGGACCTGGTCCGCGTCGCAGACGAGCGCGTCGTCCCCCTCGAACGGGGGCGTCTCCACCCGAATCTGGGAGATCTCGAAATGGTGCCGGACCAGCATCAGGGCGCGCTCGAGGATGGGACGCAGGGCGTGCGGCCCCATCGGCGCGCCGCTCCGGCGCGCGAAAGTGAGCAGGCTGCGGACGATGACCCCGCAGCGGTCCGCCTCCTTCTGGATCAGGCCCAGATACCCGTCGGTCTCGCGGCGGACCGTTTCGTCGACACCGCTTTCCCGCAGCGTCCGCGACGTCAGCTTGGCGTAGTTCAGGATCCCCCCGAGCGGATTGTTCAGCTCGTGCGCCACCGTGGCGGCCAGGCGCCCCAGGGATGCCGTCTTGTCCATGTGGGCCACCTCGCGCTGGGCGCGCGTCAGCTCCTCGGTGCGCTCTTGAAGCCGCGTCTCGAGGCGGCCCGACCAGTCGGTCAGCTCGCGCCGCGCCAGGGCCAGCTCCCGCGTCATCTCGTTGAACGCGCGGGCCAGCTCCGCCATCTCCGTCCTTCCCTCGACCGGGATCTCCCCGCTCAGATCGCCGGAGGCCACCCGCCGCGCGCCGCGGATCAGCCGCTGCACCGGCCGGCGCACCATGCGCACGATGAAGAGGGCCGACACCAGTCCCGCCAGCAGGGACACCGCGACGGCGCCGACGATGGCGCGCCGCCGCGCGGCCGCGAGCCGGGCATCGGGCTCGGCGAGCGACATCCGCACGTCCAGCACGCCGAGGATGCTCTGCTGCGAGGGAGCGACGTGACAGCCGGCCCGCGCGCATTCGGCGCGGTTCTCGATGGCGTTGATCACGCCCATGACCCGGCCGCGATGGTTCTGGAAGATGCGGACGCGCGCGCGGTCGGGGACGGCGCGAAGCGGAGTCCCCTGCCGGTGGCAGGTGATGCAGGCCTCCGCGCGCAGGTCCGCCCCCCGGCCGATCTCGGTGGAGTCGGTGGAGAAGACGATCGAGCCGTTCTTGTCGTAGATGCGGATCCCCTGCACGTCGGGGGCCTGGGCGATCGCCTGGATCACCCGGTGCACCTCCTCCTTGCGGTTCACCAGCATCCCGTACTGCGTGGACTGCTCGAGGAGATCCCCGAACCGGACCGCTCCCTCGTAGAGAGCGCGCTCGTACTGGCGCGAGGCGAGGCGCACGCTGGCCCAGGTCTGGATGGCGAATGCCGCGAGGATGACAGCGATGAGGGAGAGGAATAGTCGGAGGCTCAGGGAGGAGGAGACGGCCTTCGCCCTTCGGATCCAGCGGGATCTCGTTTCCAGCGTGAACACGCTCACCCCCGCCGCTTCTGGCCTGTGAAACCATTCTACGTCCCGTGCGGACCCCGACAGTATGGGCCAAAGGTCTCACACCGCCGGGGACCCCCCGCACGGGCGCAAGTGGTTAGCGCAGCAGGGAATGGATCAGCCGGTGATACCGCTCCCTGCCGAGCGCGCGGCGCAGGTCGGGCACGCGCTGGCCCCCGTCCTGGGCCGTGGGACCGACGCCGGGATCGAGGTGCAGGTGAGCCATGGCCTCGCGGTGGAGCCGGCGCATCTGGCGGGCCGCCCGAAGCCGGCGCTCCGTCCCGCCGCACAGGCCGTGCTGCATGGCCAGTCCGCCGGGGGCCTCCACGTCCATCAGCCAGCCGGCGTCGTACGGTTCGTGGATCAGGAGCGCCGGCTCGCGCGAGAGCGCGGGATTGGCGCGCGCGATCTTTCCCGACACCGGTGCCCGAAGCGGGACGAGGTCGCCGTCGTCCATCACCCAGCAGGCGACCTTCCCCTGCTCCAGGTCTGACCCCGCCGCCGGGACGACGATCTCGGTCGCGTGATCGAGGAGCCGCGCCGTGGCGCCGTCGATCCCCCACCGGAGGCGCCCCGCTTCGGGCTCGGAGACCCAACCGTACACCGGGTGATAGGCGAGGCCGTCGCGGATCCCCCAATCCAGCGGCGGCCCCTCCGGCGCGGCGCCGGCGTTCAGAGCCGGCGCGGAGTGGACGCCATGGATCGCGGCGTCCAGGGGACAATGCTCACAATCGAAGTCGCGATCGCAGACGCGGTAGCTGAGGAGCCCCGCCAGCAT
Coding sequences:
- a CDS encoding sigma-54 dependent transcriptional regulator, with the translated sequence MREREGVTAEVLPDLGSVLIVDDEFSMRDSLVHWFEKDGYKTGSAQDGHEALQRLDEQDWDAVLLDIKMPGMDGLELQRRIREVDPDLPIIMITAFASVDSAVQALKEGAFDYVTKPIDPDELSHLVRRAVEKRRLQRENAQLRRNVDQLSTPTTIIGASGPMSKVLELVASVAQTDATVLIRGESGTGKELIAQTIHANSRRRYFPIVPVNCGAIPESLLESELFGHEKGAFTGAQYRRKGKLEMADGGSLFLDEVGTISLPMQVNLLRVLETKEFTRLGGTKPVRVDFRVICATNQDLEKQVKEGTFREDLYFRLNVVTISLPPLRERRQDIPLLAQHLLSKYARDMNRPFTGFDPAAMDLMVRYEWPGNVRELANAVERALVVGRGPLVTAEDLPMRLNEKSVPAAGDSLADVEKAQVRAILERTGGNVTRSAEILGIDRVTLYNKIKKYGLRP
- a CDS encoding DUF4440 domain-containing protein; protein product: MALDDAARAEDELLQLSRRLLDVIASGDWDAYVGMCDPSLTCFEPEARGERITGLDFHHFYFRERRPAEAAQTTLIEPEVRMLGPDAAAVTYVRLTQSRDHAGAAGTSRAEETRIWQRRDGRWRLVHVHRSTNP
- a CDS encoding tetratricopeptide repeat protein, with the translated sequence MDAVTTYSTRDVARILHVSEPRVRTWARMGGIVPKPGAEGSLEFTFQELLLLRTTRGLLDAGVPARRVKRIWSTLKQQLSEDLPLSSIRILADGDRAIAWDGKAPWQPDSGQFVLDFVAGNLTEGASDAPLFEVLSGEAEDEAPAAETVSPQEARRAPAVISIFRDTASKRATPRGEEMPVESAEHWFQMGSELESDSPLEARQAYLQALDADPNYADAHLNLGRLDHRAGDLAAAEARYRRAIQCDPEDATSHFNLGVLLEDRNCPQAAAEEYEQAIALDPDLADAHYNLGLLLEKLGQRADALRHLMAAHRLYAL
- a CDS encoding SpoIIE family protein phosphatase; amino-acid sequence: MTTPKSGPAGGRLLPEARLPSAGALRLGAIAFAVAVLASLAVPSFPLARAARLPASALLVALLFAYSGPRGRARFRVLGWGALVFVAGWGSTGRGAPAIGALIAAILLALFVRRPLAPWMETRPSGWLRLFALGAFVPLAIVVAVGSGAAADDNAFIRLDRALYTLAVSWVFLSARLSVGELLHRWIRRARIRTKLLVAFGIFAVTPALLAFTYATLAGWIHAGSLRASVIERQLGANSGGRGLIRRAREGVAPTRGAELAARIERERPVLVDRGLAAVALERRPEGWRTIADFGDPDSLFRPAAAPVADSGDVVRGLVYRNRRFWWVETALWPRGGDTLALQTYEPVDTTRVSRLARDLGCDAVLMTSTTMFSGETKVAVGPKPRNQRHFRMAGGIVEIGTDEPLPDGVSDSVALDSLSSLGGLSLVGGGAYASATSLNQIRKTSNGGSTPPCYLWRGAGWHRGAALLLVHSPPGESFQYSGMDLGPIATAARVALIVFAIIFISLEIVSLVVGSRVARFITRGAAGLRQAAAAIGEGDFSARVQVPSEDELGELADSFNRMAAGLQEGQRAVVEREQMRRELELARRIQSRLLPPGPPSLPRLDVAAANAMSQQVGGDYYDFISLENGHMGFCIADVAGKGVAAALLMSSVKTALVSSAAVETAPHLLTGRVNRLLEQSIEPGRFVTFFLASLDPATMRLEYVNAGHPAPMLLRAGGEVERLERGGVILGIDSEAKFEFGEVTLATGDLLAMFTDGVTEAQGSDDELFGDARIESVLHLNRERSAEGVLNALIEAVKGYEGARGPSDDLTAVVVKVER
- a CDS encoding ATP-binding protein, encoding MSVFTLETRSRWIRRAKAVSSSLSLRLFLSLIAVILAAFAIQTWASVRLASRQYERALYEGAVRFGDLLEQSTQYGMLVNRKEEVHRVIQAIAQAPDVQGIRIYDKNGSIVFSTDSTEIGRGADLRAEACITCHRQGTPLRAVPDRARVRIFQNHRGRVMGVINAIENRAECARAGCHVAPSQQSILGVLDVRMSLAEPDARLAAARRRAIVGAVAVSLLAGLVSALFIVRMVRRPVQRLIRGARRVASGDLSGEIPVEGRTEMAELARAFNEMTRELALARRELTDWSGRLETRLQERTEELTRAQREVAHMDKTASLGRLAATVAHELNNPLGGILNYAKLTSRTLRESGVDETVRRETDGYLGLIQKEADRCGVIVRSLLTFARRSGAPMGPHALRPILERALMLVRHHFEISQIRVETPPFEGDDALVCDADQVHQALVALFVNAVEAMPQGGTLRIAVTGDAEQLRVSVTDTGVGIPPDALEHIFEPFFSTKDRQEGVGLGLAVVHGIVQRHGGRIEVESEVQRGTTFHLILPRRPSGRGAHHAGDGARSADQPALSEV
- a CDS encoding Ku protein, with protein sequence MPPHSIGSGTLSFGLVSIPVKMFTAASSGGVSFNQLHEKCGGRIKQQLQCPTCNEIVDRSALVKGYEFAKDQYVRFTDEELKRLEAEASPTIDIAEFVPLDQVDPIYFEKSYYLGPDKGGDKAYRLLCEAMEQAGQVALAKYVMRGKESLVLIRASQGGLMLHAMYFADEIRDFGEIDKGKEAAIKPGELALAQKLIQELSNPEFKPDTYHDEYRGRVLAVVESKVEGKEITAGAPQVARTQVIDLMEALKQSLESRASSEEPAAKAKKPAAAKAKRAAAPVKESKRAAR